The following is a genomic window from Malus sylvestris chromosome 7, drMalSylv7.2, whole genome shotgun sequence.
TCTTCCTCAGAAACCCCTTGCTCTTTCAACTCAAGCACCCGCAAACCAAATATACGGGCTGGTGGAGGATCAAAAGAAGAAATCCTGTTCAAACATAATGGATAAGTTAATACATCTTGCGTTTTCTAATAAGAAGTTAATATGTCTTCCGGATTCATACAACACACTAAATCCTGAATTACTAACCACATCTATTAGCCAAGGATAAACTCATAACAAGACCCAATTGTTATTTGTAACGAGACCACAACTAATATGCTCACACACTTGATGGTAAACAACACATGAAATGGGATGTAAATGAAcaccaagtattggcattgcaACAGAATACAAAGATAAATCATACTTTATGGCATCTTCATGTTTGGAATCTGGATGCTTCTGGAAAAACTTCTTTATGTAAACATCCTCTGGGAGAGTGATTTTCTGAATTGCATTTGCACGAGGAAATGTTACAGGCGGTGCCCTGAAAAAGCCACAATACATTACGTTTTTAACaactaaataaaaagaaaaggcatTACAAGAATAAAAGAATagcgagaaagagagagacaaaCTTTTCCATGGCTTTGAGCCAAACAGGCTCGGCCTTGGCTAGGCCCTTCACCAGCTTTCTAGTTCTCGTAAGTAAATCTCCTTTCATGAACGACATAGTTGCCTCCCCTTGGGGATCTCCAagcaatgatttttttttttctacctaGAAACGAGAAAGCagcctctcccagaccctgcgtaaagtgggagctttgtgcactgggtacgacctagaAACGAGAAAGCAGTAGATGAACTCAGCAGTGCAATACGCTGTTTGGTTGTCCATAGAAGATTAAGGATTCTTCGGTGTTTCCATAATGATATTACCTGTTACTAACCACGAAAAGAAGATAAACACAATTTTAATGTAGACTAAGCTATATTATATTTTCCTACAATATGTACATTATAAATCAAAGGGTTTACTAGGATTATCAAATTATGCAAGGCAATTTATGAAAATCTTTCTTTGCCATTACTAGGGAAACAATGTGCTGCTCCTAGTGATAAcaaatcaaaaattgaaaagaacaaaaaaatattcGGAATCAACAGAACAACCGAGTATTACAACAAATTAGAGGTTTAAAAATGTACCAAAAGAGTAGAATCTGTAATCCAAAGAACAAAAAAGGGAAGATGAACACCAGGAAACGATTTAAACATAGAACTGAATCATCAAAAGACGAATTCATCTTTTGAACTTGGATGACTTACAAATACTACAGCACAAGAAGAATTCCTTGAAAAACAAGTTCCATGGTCTACTAAACCCTATTTAAACTACCCCTGATATCAACTAACTTTTATGTTGGTACTAACAACAAACTACTTCACAGATATTCCAAAGATACACTAAGCACAAAAACCAGTTTAATCCATCATTAGTCAAAAACCCATCTAATTGATGTCAAATTAATCAAAATCCACCAAATCCCATATCCAGAATCCTaacaacaactaaaatttcaaattttttagtgAATTCGAGAGGAACAGGAACTACCCACTTCACCGAATTGTCTACCAAGATACCCAgattgaaaagaaaacagttataTTACTGGAAAGAAAATCAAAATTGGAGCTCTATACTATATGGGTTCTATTTGCTTAACATAGAATTGCATCGTAGCACAGGAGCAATTAACACAACAAAGCAGAAAGAGAGGTTGATTTGTGAGAATTACATACGCATCGGGAAGATTGAAACCAAATGAACAAAAATACATAAATTGAATTTACTGCTGGAAAAATACCGAGAGATTGAAAAGTCTGCAATTGCAGTGGAGGGTGAGTGGCGGTGTTACCTGGCAGTGGTGGCGTGAAGGCTGAAGACGGGCTGAGAGATGATGGAGAAATGTCGAGGTAGAACCGTACAAGTGGGAGAAGGGTGATGGGAGAGTTTGGGTTATTGgagtttgggcttttgggcggGGTGGAATTGAAACTTTTGTTTTGGGCGCCTTGCCACCCAActtctcttttgttttattttattttattttatttttttataaaaaagaaaaaaaaagaaatt
Proteins encoded in this region:
- the LOC126628783 gene encoding uncharacterized protein LOC126628783, with the protein product MSFMKGDLLTRTRKLVKGLAKAEPVWLKAMEKAPPVTFPRANAIQKITLPEDVYIKKFFQKHPDSKHEDAIKISSFDPPPARIFGLRVLELKEQGVSEEEAMAVADMEYRMERKEKKKAYSRLKKIAHLQGKRPPPNPYPSAIKEIQAEEKKYVRDRFYNPKIIQLVRKLQEEKVAEAQERFRGGGGSW